The proteins below come from a single Triticum aestivum cultivar Chinese Spring chromosome 5D, IWGSC CS RefSeq v2.1, whole genome shotgun sequence genomic window:
- the LOC123122052 gene encoding beta-ureidopropionase, protein MESSNGKPPQGEEEGKAAGSIGGYESLHRLLESNLPPELFKEASRLLLGLNCAHPLEAVSLPGATTDLAKAHNFDVQAFHFNADKEHMRQPRIVRVGLIQNSIAVPTTCHFADQKKSIMEKVKPIIDAAGASGVNILCLQEAWTMPFAFCTREKRWCEFAEPVDGESTQFLQELAQKYNMVIVSLILERDINHGETIWNTVVVIGNNGNIIGIHRKNHIPRVGDFNESTYYMEGNTGHPVFETAYGKIAVNICYGRHHPLNWLAFGLNGAEIVFNPSATVGELSEPMWPIEARNAAIANSYFVGSINRVGTEVFPNPFTSGDGKPQHADFGHFYGSSHFSAPDASCTPSLSRYRDGLMISDMDLNLCRQIKDKWAFRMTARYDMYANLLSEYLKPDFKPQVIADPLINKRA, encoded by the exons ATGGAGAGCTCCAACGGCAAGCCGCcgcagggagaggaagaggggaaggcgGCGGGGTCGATCGGAGGCTACGAGTCGCTGCACAGGCTCCTCGAGTCCAATCTCCCCCCCGAGCTCTTCAAG GAGGCAAGCCGGTTGCTTTTGGGGCTGAATTGTGCACACCCTCTTGAGGCTGTTTCCCTGCCCGGGGCCACCACTGATCTTGCCAAAGCGCATAATTTCGATGTGCAG GCATTCCATTTCAACGCTGACAAAGAGCATATGAGGCAACCACGGATTGTTCGAGTTGGCCTAATTCAGAACTCAATTGCTGTTCCAACGACTTGTCATTTTGCTGATCAAAAGAAGTCTATCATGGAGAAAGTAAAACCCATCATAGATGCAGCTGGTGCTTCTGGTGTCAATATTTTGTGCTTACAG GAAGCCTGGACAATGCCATTTGCCTTCTGCACGCGTGAAAAACGATGGTGTGAGTTTGCTGAGCCTGTTGATGGAGAATCGACTCAGTTTCTTCAAGAGCTCGCACAGAAATATAATATGGTAATTGTTAGCCTTATCCTTGAAAGGGATATAAACCATGGAGAGACTATATGGAATACCGTTGTTGTAATTGGAAATAATGGCAACATAATTGGCATTCATCGAAAG AATCACATCCCAAGAGTTGGCGACTTCAATGAGAGCACATACTATATGGAAGGTAACACTGGGCATCCAGTGTTTGAAACAGCTTATGGCAAAATTGCTGTAAACATCTGCTACGGCAGGCATCATCCTCTGAATTGGCTTGCATTTGGCCTCAATGGAGCTGAAATAGTTTTCAACCCATCTGCAACTGTTGGTGAACTTAGTGAACCAATGTGGCCTATTGAG GCAAGGAATGCTGCAATTGCAAATAGCTACTTTGTCGGATCAATTAACCGGGTAGGCACAGAGGTATTCCCGAACCCATTCACTTCTGGTGATGGGAAACCTCAGCATGCCGACTTCGGTCATTTCTATGGATCCAGCCATTTCTCAGCGCCTGATGCTTCCTGCACCCCATCGCTATCGCGCTACCGAGATGGCTTGATGATATCTGACATGGACCTGAACTTATGCCGCCAGATCAAAGACAAGTGGGCCTTCCGCATGACTGCTCGGTATGACATGTATGCTAACTTGCTTTCAGAGTACTTGAAGCCAGATTTTAAGCCTCAAGTCATCGCCGATCCGCTGATAAATAAGAGGGCTTAA